In a genomic window of Pelotomaculum thermopropionicum SI:
- a CDS encoding hypothetical membrane protein (containing HAMP (Histidine kinases, Adenylyl cyclases, methyl binding proteins, Phosphatases) and MA, methyl-accepting chemotaxis-like domain), whose translation MKLKVGAKMLAGFLIVLAFLLAVGVTSALFMRSIAKDVETINTIKKELGFQKGIDNNFNIAVSGLRGLIAYGTEKYKDEYKNAMSQVIEMEKSLLEISSPEKKATVQKLIELTTAYDESTPKELFPAIEKLRRASGEKEVEEAKNEIAAVAGKWQPVTYQIKEIVNGFISNNDKLYQEKFENINKNIVRSIYVSLIMTVTALFLGIGLSILITGSIKKPIHLMMEGAKRFAEGDFTTPIEVKSADELGSLAGSLNGMAEQLKAHINEIIANAQILASNSEELAASAEEVSATVEEVASTTGEVASMAEKSLENASRTAEESRNVVAVAESGGATVGKTIEKINSIAASAARMGESVQNLGELSARIGNITDVITGIADQTNLLALNAAIEAARAGEQGRGFAVVAEEVRKLAEQSADAAKEIGQLIGQIQSGVEAAVKAMEYGSAEVKDGVELASQAGAALRDIIGAVNKNIGLMEEIIQGARQASEGMQQLSASNEQVTSTIQQVAGATQQLAEIAGRLQASVNRFKI comes from the coding sequence ATGAAATTAAAAGTTGGGGCAAAAATGTTGGCGGGGTTTTTGATTGTTCTTGCTTTTCTTCTTGCGGTTGGAGTCACATCAGCTTTGTTTATGAGATCCATAGCTAAAGATGTTGAAACAATCAACACCATTAAAAAGGAGCTGGGATTTCAAAAAGGTATAGACAATAATTTTAACATTGCGGTTTCCGGATTGCGCGGCCTGATTGCCTACGGCACCGAAAAGTATAAAGATGAATACAAAAATGCAATGAGCCAGGTCATCGAAATGGAAAAAAGCCTTCTTGAGATAAGCTCTCCTGAAAAAAAGGCCACGGTCCAGAAGTTGATCGAATTGACTACTGCTTATGATGAGAGTACTCCCAAAGAATTATTTCCGGCTATAGAAAAACTGCGCCGGGCGTCCGGAGAAAAAGAAGTTGAGGAGGCAAAAAACGAAATTGCCGCGGTGGCCGGCAAATGGCAACCGGTTACTTATCAAATAAAAGAAATAGTGAATGGTTTTATTTCAAACAATGATAAGTTGTATCAGGAAAAATTCGAAAATATAAATAAAAATATTGTCAGATCTATATATGTTTCACTTATAATGACCGTGACAGCCTTATTTTTGGGCATTGGTTTAAGCATTTTGATCACCGGCTCGATTAAAAAGCCGATTCATTTAATGATGGAGGGGGCCAAAAGATTTGCGGAAGGCGATTTCACCACCCCGATTGAGGTAAAATCTGCCGATGAATTGGGAAGCCTGGCCGGATCGCTAAACGGCATGGCGGAACAACTGAAAGCCCACATAAACGAGATTATTGCAAATGCACAGATTCTGGCAAGCAACAGCGAGGAACTGGCCGCTTCCGCCGAGGAGGTCAGCGCCACCGTGGAAGAGGTGGCCAGCACCACCGGGGAGGTGGCCTCAATGGCCGAAAAGAGCCTGGAGAACGCCAGCCGCACGGCGGAGGAGTCCAGGAACGTGGTGGCCGTGGCCGAGAGCGGCGGGGCGACGGTTGGGAAGACCATCGAGAAGATCAACTCCATTGCCGCGTCGGCCGCCCGCATGGGTGAATCCGTCCAGAATCTCGGTGAACTTTCGGCGCGCATCGGCAACATTACCGACGTTATTACCGGAATAGCCGACCAGACCAACCTGCTGGCCTTAAACGCCGCCATTGAGGCGGCGCGCGCCGGCGAGCAGGGGCGCGGCTTTGCCGTGGTGGCCGAGGAAGTCAGGAAGCTGGCCGAGCAGTCGGCTGACGCGGCCAAGGAAATCGGCCAGCTCATCGGTCAGATTCAGTCCGGGGTAGAGGCGGCTGTAAAAGCAATGGAGTACGGTTCCGCCGAAGTGAAGGATGGGGTGGAACTGGCCTCCCAGGCCGGCGCTGCTCTGCGGGACATCATCGGCGCCGTCAATAAGAACATCGGGCTGATGGAGGAGATAATCCAGGGGGCCAGGCAGGCCAGCGAGGGGATGCAGCAGCTTTCAGCCAGCAACGAGCAGGTGACCTCGACCATTCAGCAGGTGGCAGGCGCCACCCAGCAACTGGCGGAAATTGCCGGCAGGCTGCAGGCATCGGTGAACAGGTTCAAAATATAG
- a CDS encoding hypothetical membrane protein (containing FolP Dihydropteroate synthase and related enzyme (COG0294)): protein MGIRVYSIIAENMEEAHRLIASVGADRAGCDWMAPKAVHRLVMLDGVRPEQANIIKQEMLAKGGEAAVSRGVVDHSVAETRVLLMGTLRQYGAFLAKLKCQPFGLAALAGRIKEVLDGQEGYRPYDLDCRGKTLRLGERTLVMGILNVTPDSFSDGGRFCEPGQALERAWQMVSEGADIIDVGGESTRPGYIPVEAGEELARVVPVLKRLAAEIPVPLSIDTTKASVARQAMEAGAHIINDQWALRADPGLAAVAAEYGAPLVMMHNQNGTRYRDLTGDMVEYFQESIAAAEKAGVDRAKIIVDPGFGFGKTPEQNLEMLRRLKELRCLGRPILVGTSRKSTIGKVLDLPVDQRVEGTAATVAVAIVNGADIVRVHDVKEMARVVKMTDAIIRGNTGAV, encoded by the coding sequence TTGGGGATCAGGGTTTACAGCATCATTGCTGAAAATATGGAGGAAGCTCACCGGCTGATTGCCTCTGTGGGAGCCGACCGGGCCGGCTGCGACTGGATGGCGCCGAAAGCCGTCCACCGCCTGGTAATGCTCGACGGGGTGCGTCCGGAGCAGGCCAACATAATCAAGCAGGAAATGCTCGCCAAGGGCGGGGAAGCCGCCGTTTCCAGGGGGGTGGTCGATCACTCCGTTGCAGAGACAAGGGTGCTGCTGATGGGCACCCTGAGGCAGTACGGGGCTTTCTTGGCCAAGCTCAAATGCCAGCCGTTCGGCCTGGCCGCTCTGGCCGGCAGGATAAAAGAGGTGCTGGACGGGCAGGAAGGGTACCGCCCTTACGATCTGGACTGCCGGGGGAAAACGCTTCGCCTGGGCGAGCGCACCCTGGTTATGGGGATTCTGAATGTTACGCCCGATTCTTTTTCAGACGGCGGGAGGTTTTGCGAGCCCGGCCAGGCGCTTGAAAGGGCCTGGCAGATGGTGTCCGAAGGGGCCGATATCATCGACGTGGGCGGGGAGTCCACCAGGCCCGGCTATATTCCGGTGGAGGCAGGGGAAGAGCTGGCCAGGGTGGTGCCGGTGCTGAAAAGGCTGGCGGCCGAGATTCCGGTTCCGTTGTCCATAGACACCACCAAGGCTTCCGTGGCCAGGCAGGCAATGGAGGCAGGGGCCCATATTATAAACGACCAGTGGGCCCTGCGGGCCGATCCGGGGCTGGCCGCGGTGGCGGCGGAATACGGCGCTCCGCTGGTAATGATGCACAACCAGAACGGCACCCGTTACAGGGACCTGACCGGGGACATGGTTGAATATTTTCAGGAAAGCATTGCCGCGGCTGAAAAGGCCGGGGTGGACCGGGCAAAGATTATAGTAGACCCCGGCTTTGGCTTCGGCAAAACTCCAGAGCAAAACCTCGAAATGCTGCGGCGCCTGAAAGAATTGCGCTGCCTGGGCCGGCCCATCCTGGTCGGCACTTCCCGCAAGTCCACAATCGGCAAGGTATTGGACCTGCCGGTGGATCAGCGGGTGGAGGGCACTGCGGCCACGGTGGCCGTGGCCATAGTCAACGGAGCGGACATCGTGCGGGTGCACGACGTGAAGGAAATGGCCCGGGTGGTCAAAATGACCGATGCCATTATCAGGGGAAATACCGGCGCGGTTTAA
- the FolB gene encoding dihydroneopterin aldolase, which translates to MPGTGRQVASAKYKERCGCFMDKLIIEGMEFYGYHGVLPEERALGQRFVVDVELYLDLRPAGESDSLEHTVNYAGVFELVRSIVCGRPYRLIESVAEAIASAVLDRFQVAEAVVRVKKPFAPVPGRFSWMAVEIRRQGGGFSGRTQGGGRDA; encoded by the coding sequence GTGCCGGGCACCGGCCGTCAGGTGGCAAGTGCTAAATATAAAGAAAGGTGCGGCTGTTTTATGGATAAGCTGATTATTGAAGGCATGGAATTTTACGGCTACCACGGGGTGCTGCCGGAGGAGCGCGCCCTGGGGCAACGCTTTGTGGTTGACGTGGAGCTTTACCTGGACCTGCGCCCGGCCGGAGAGTCGGACAGTCTGGAGCATACCGTAAATTACGCCGGCGTCTTTGAGCTGGTGCGGTCAATTGTTTGCGGGCGCCCTTACCGCCTGATCGAGTCGGTGGCCGAGGCAATAGCTTCCGCCGTGCTGGATCGCTTTCAGGTGGCTGAAGCGGTGGTGCGCGTGAAAAAGCCTTTTGCACCCGTGCCCGGCCGGTTTTCCTGGATGGCCGTGGAAATAAGAAGGCAGGGCGGAGGTTTTTCCGGGAGGACGCAGGGCGGAGGCCGCGATGCTTAG
- the FolK gene encoding 7,8-dihydro-6-hydroxymethylpterin-pyrophosphokinase, protein MLRTAYIGLGSNMGDKKANIERALEMLKASAGVRVKRVASLYRTAPLGYTRQDWFLNTVAEVETGLGPHELLALLLDIERRLGRVRTVRWGPRLIDLDLLVYGDEEIDTPALTVPHPRMGERAFVMVPLAELVPDLTVPGRGRAAELAEKLAGEQKICRFAVN, encoded by the coding sequence ATGCTTAGGACTGCATATATCGGGCTGGGCAGCAACATGGGCGACAAGAAGGCCAATATCGAAAGGGCGCTGGAAATGCTGAAGGCTTCCGCCGGCGTGCGGGTGAAGAGAGTGGCGTCGCTTTACCGGACCGCCCCGCTGGGCTACACCCGGCAGGACTGGTTTCTCAACACCGTGGCCGAGGTGGAGACCGGCCTTGGGCCGCACGAACTGCTTGCCCTCCTGCTGGACATCGAAAGAAGGCTCGGGCGGGTGCGCACCGTCCGCTGGGGCCCGCGCCTGATCGACCTTGACCTGCTTGTTTACGGTGACGAGGAAATAGATACTCCTGCCTTGACGGTCCCGCATCCCCGCATGGGCGAGCGCGCCTTTGTGATGGTGCCGCTGGCCGAACTGGTGCCGGATTTGACCGTGCCGGGCCGGGGCCGGGCGGCGGAACTGGCGGAAAAACTGGCGGGAGAGCAGAAGATATGCAGATTTGCCGTAAATTAA
- the ThiH gene encoding thiamine biosynthesis enzyme ThiH and related uncharacterized enzymes: MTGAIASKVLEGKRITEEEGLCLLTGADLLTLGYLADRVRRRLHPHRRVTFAADRNINYTNVCVTGCAFCAFYRPPGHPEAYVLSRAEIFKKIEETLAAGGTQILMQGGLHPDLDLDYFEDLFRAIKQRYPVQIHSLSPVEIDYLARTSGLPLETVIRRLAAAGLDSLPGGGAEILADRVRKLISPRKIGAGRWLEVMKEAHLAGLKGTATMMFGSVETPAERIAHLEAIRRLQDETGGFTAFIPWSYQPGNTALGGRAASAADYLRTLAVARIYLDNVPNLQVSWVTQGTKIAQIALAFGANDFGSTMLEENVVRATGVSFKASLAELVHNIREAGFQPAQRDNLYNIIRLF, encoded by the coding sequence ATGACCGGTGCTATCGCATCCAAAGTGCTTGAGGGGAAAAGGATTACGGAGGAGGAGGGGCTTTGCCTTTTAACCGGGGCGGACCTTTTGACCCTGGGCTATCTGGCCGACCGGGTGCGGCGCCGGCTGCACCCCCACCGGCGGGTCACCTTCGCGGCCGACCGCAACATCAATTACACCAACGTTTGCGTGACGGGCTGCGCCTTCTGCGCTTTTTACCGGCCGCCCGGCCACCCCGAGGCTTATGTCCTCAGCCGCGCCGAAATTTTCAAAAAAATCGAGGAAACCCTGGCGGCAGGGGGCACCCAGATTTTGATGCAGGGGGGTCTGCACCCGGATCTGGATCTCGACTACTTCGAGGACCTGTTCCGGGCCATCAAGCAGCGTTACCCCGTTCAAATACATTCCCTGTCCCCGGTGGAAATCGACTACCTGGCCCGCACCTCCGGCCTGCCGTTGGAGACCGTGATCCGCCGCCTGGCGGCCGCCGGCCTCGATTCGCTGCCCGGAGGCGGGGCGGAGATTCTGGCCGACCGGGTGCGGAAATTGATCAGCCCCCGCAAAATCGGGGCGGGCCGCTGGCTGGAAGTGATGAAAGAGGCCCACCTGGCCGGTTTGAAGGGTACCGCCACCATGATGTTCGGCAGCGTGGAAACGCCGGCGGAAAGAATTGCCCACCTGGAGGCAATCCGGCGCCTGCAGGACGAAACCGGCGGCTTTACCGCCTTCATCCCCTGGAGCTACCAGCCCGGAAACACCGCCCTGGGCGGGCGGGCGGCCTCCGCCGCGGATTACCTGCGAACCCTGGCCGTGGCCAGGATTTACCTGGACAACGTGCCCAACCTGCAGGTTTCCTGGGTGACCCAGGGGACGAAAATTGCCCAGATTGCCCTGGCTTTCGGGGCCAACGACTTCGGCTCCACCATGCTGGAGGAAAACGTGGTGCGGGCGACGGGGGTTTCCTTCAAAGCTTCTCTGGCGGAACTGGTGCACAACATCAGGGAGGCCGGCTTCCAGCCGGCCCAGCGGGACAACCTGTATAACATTATCCGCCTTTTTTAG
- a CDS encoding predicted periplasmic solute-binding protein, giving the protein MERPRLGRVSYINCLPVFHAIEEGLVEVPARLCAHHPSQLNAMFREGLLEVTAVSSIEYARQQESCLILPGLSIASDGPVRSVALLSRLPAERLAGRRISLTPYSATSVVLLKVLLQRFCGVKALFFTRPPGSPAWWGEPDASLVIGDEALMEVNRAGSLHVYDLGEEWKRWTGRPMVFALWVARPDFARRQPRQLAAIWKGMISSKKWGQEHHEELVARAKSLTSLPEAVLSDYFRCLKFDLNWDHLDGLMYFYRCAAECGLAEPSAVLNIWGKEDDRCYRIQSA; this is encoded by the coding sequence ATGGAACGGCCGCGCCTTGGGCGAGTTTCTTACATAAACTGCCTGCCGGTATTCCACGCCATTGAGGAGGGGCTGGTGGAGGTTCCGGCCAGGCTGTGCGCCCACCACCCCAGCCAGCTCAACGCCATGTTCCGGGAAGGTTTGCTGGAAGTTACCGCCGTGTCGTCCATCGAGTACGCCCGGCAGCAGGAAAGCTGCCTGATCCTGCCCGGCCTCTCCATTGCCTCGGACGGGCCGGTGAGAAGTGTGGCCCTGCTCAGCCGCCTGCCGGCCGAGCGGCTGGCCGGCAGGCGCATTTCCCTAACCCCCTACTCCGCCACCAGCGTGGTGCTTTTGAAGGTGCTGCTGCAACGGTTTTGCGGCGTCAAAGCGCTTTTTTTCACCCGGCCGCCCGGCAGCCCCGCCTGGTGGGGCGAACCGGACGCATCACTGGTTATTGGCGACGAGGCGCTTATGGAGGTAAACCGGGCCGGCAGCCTGCACGTCTACGACCTGGGGGAGGAATGGAAGCGCTGGACCGGCCGCCCGATGGTGTTTGCCCTGTGGGTTGCCAGGCCGGATTTTGCCCGCCGCCAGCCCCGGCAACTGGCCGCCATCTGGAAGGGAATGATTTCCTCTAAAAAGTGGGGGCAGGAGCACCACGAAGAACTGGTTGCCAGGGCAAAAAGCCTGACCTCCCTGCCCGAAGCGGTCCTGTCAGATTATTTCCGCTGCCTTAAGTTCGATTTGAACTGGGATCACCTGGACGGCCTGATGTACTTCTACCGCTGCGCCGCGGAATGCGGGCTGGCCGAGCCGTCGGCAGTTTTAAACATCTGGGGGAAAGAAGATGACCGGTGCTATCGCATCCAAAGTGCTTGA
- the ThiH gene encoding thiamine biosynthesis enzyme ThiH and related uncharacterized enzymes translates to MVHNLEEGPLAGVARKVLDGRRLSREDGIRLWESDDLPAIGLLSDYARRRKVGNDVFFINNAHINHTNVCRNLCELCAFGKKPGDRGAYTLSIEEIAARAEKLRGLGITEVHIVGGLNESLPFSYYEEMLRTVKEILPEVHIQAFDAVEIDFLGEISGLDLEEVLLRLKEAGLGSLPGGGAEIFNPAVRKRICSKKIGPERWLEVHEKAHRLGFRSNATMLYGHLESIEDRVDHLIALRELQDRTGGFLAFIPLAFHPKNTSFEHLPGTTGMMDLKALAIARLMLDNFDHIKAFWIMITPKVAQVSLSFGVDDLDGTVREERIAHEAGAETAQYQPPEAFLQMIREAGRTPVERDTLYNVIRRYGPERSL, encoded by the coding sequence ATGGTGCATAACCTGGAAGAAGGCCCGCTGGCCGGCGTGGCCCGCAAGGTACTGGACGGCAGGCGCCTGAGCCGGGAAGACGGGATCAGGCTGTGGGAGTCGGACGACCTGCCGGCCATTGGCCTTTTAAGCGACTACGCCCGGCGGCGCAAGGTGGGAAACGACGTTTTCTTCATCAACAACGCCCACATCAACCACACCAACGTCTGCCGGAACCTGTGCGAACTGTGCGCCTTCGGCAAAAAACCCGGCGACAGGGGAGCGTATACTCTCTCCATTGAGGAAATTGCCGCCCGGGCCGAAAAGCTGCGGGGTCTGGGAATTACCGAGGTGCACATCGTCGGCGGCCTGAACGAAAGCCTGCCCTTCAGCTACTATGAGGAAATGCTGCGAACGGTTAAAGAAATTCTTCCGGAGGTCCACATTCAGGCTTTTGACGCCGTGGAAATCGACTTTTTAGGTGAAATAAGCGGGCTGGACCTGGAAGAAGTATTGCTGCGGCTGAAAGAGGCAGGGCTGGGCTCCCTGCCCGGCGGGGGGGCCGAGATATTTAACCCGGCCGTGAGAAAAAGAATCTGCAGCAAAAAAATCGGTCCCGAAAGATGGCTGGAAGTGCACGAAAAGGCGCACCGGCTGGGTTTCCGGAGCAATGCCACAATGCTGTACGGCCACCTGGAAAGCATTGAGGACCGGGTGGATCACCTGATTGCCCTGCGGGAGCTGCAGGACCGCACCGGAGGGTTTCTGGCATTTATTCCCCTGGCCTTTCACCCCAAAAACACGTCTTTTGAGCACCTGCCCGGCACCACCGGCATGATGGACCTTAAAGCGCTGGCCATCGCCCGCCTGATGCTGGACAACTTCGATCACATCAAGGCTTTCTGGATCATGATCACCCCCAAGGTCGCCCAGGTGTCCTTAAGCTTCGGCGTGGACGACCTGGACGGGACGGTCAGGGAGGAACGCATCGCCCACGAGGCGGGGGCGGAGACGGCGCAGTACCAGCCGCCGGAAGCCTTTCTGCAAATGATCCGGGAGGCCGGCCGCACGCCGGTGGAGAGGGACACCCTGTATAACGTCATCCGCCGCTACGGCCCGGAAAGGAGCCTGTAA
- the Pnp gene encoding purine nucleoside phosphorylase codes for MRSSAAEVPRADIGFIGGSGTFSLSFPEDLNRTGTEILGSGLIFRTPFGESPPLKLFTTGGRRPRTVLAAKMHGRIPGIPWGEASRRLFWVFREAGVQKIIAEGGVGSVNRLLDPRDIVVPDDYIDFSMRRDTSIGEEHLLVMRQPICPSLRLTLVEAAAGSPSGRVFSRGVYLVTDGRHFESPAEVALFRQWGADVVGQSLCPEVYLAREIGACYAGIYLVVNYGEGTVKPWEYRVLKDIFFEDAVPFGSIIMQALESVNLEAECACRGLRKPTLLRPENIGLKRRRPDGA; via the coding sequence ATGCGTAGTTCTGCTGCAGAAGTGCCCCGGGCGGACATCGGCTTTATCGGCGGGTCGGGCACCTTCTCCCTCAGCTTCCCCGAGGATTTGAACCGGACCGGAACAGAAATTCTGGGCTCCGGCCTGATTTTCCGCACCCCCTTCGGCGAAAGTCCCCCGCTCAAGCTGTTCACAACTGGAGGCAGGCGGCCCCGGACGGTGCTGGCCGCCAAAATGCACGGACGCATTCCCGGCATTCCCTGGGGCGAGGCCTCGCGCCGCCTGTTCTGGGTCTTCCGGGAGGCCGGGGTGCAAAAGATAATAGCGGAAGGCGGGGTGGGCAGCGTCAACCGCCTGCTGGACCCCCGGGACATTGTCGTTCCCGACGACTACATAGACTTTTCCATGCGGCGGGATACAAGCATAGGCGAGGAGCACCTGCTGGTGATGCGCCAGCCCATCTGCCCTTCCCTGCGCCTCACCCTGGTGGAGGCAGCCGCAGGAAGCCCGTCGGGACGGGTGTTTTCCCGCGGCGTCTACCTGGTCACGGACGGCAGGCATTTTGAAAGCCCCGCCGAAGTAGCCCTCTTCCGCCAGTGGGGGGCAGACGTGGTGGGACAGAGCCTGTGCCCGGAGGTATACCTGGCCAGGGAAATCGGCGCCTGCTACGCCGGCATTTACCTGGTCGTGAATTACGGCGAAGGCACGGTAAAACCGTGGGAGTACCGCGTATTGAAAGACATCTTTTTCGAGGACGCCGTTCCTTTCGGCAGCATCATCATGCAGGCCCTGGAAAGCGTGAACCTGGAGGCGGAATGCGCCTGCCGCGGCCTGCGCAAGCCAACCCTGCTGCGCCCGGAAAACATCGGCCTTAAAAGGAGGAGACCAGATGGTGCATAA
- the AcrR gene encoding transcriptional regulator, whose protein sequence is MAYRRTEKVGKKLEEKLKAILQAAQVVFAEHGYHGTSIKEVARRAGVATGTIYLYLRNKEALFAAVVDEIYETVISKIAERRKGAFGIREKLKASMEAAIEALGRHRELAKVVLLQTAGSNPAFGEQLADLLGRLAELVEEDIREAMETGLIPPQDSRIAAAAFIGTFYNVVLSWLRKGYPASLEEAAGPLVEYNLRGLGFHA, encoded by the coding sequence ATGGCCTACCGTAGAACGGAAAAGGTGGGCAAAAAGCTGGAGGAAAAGCTAAAGGCCATCCTTCAGGCGGCCCAGGTTGTGTTTGCGGAGCACGGCTACCACGGCACCTCAATAAAAGAGGTGGCCCGGCGGGCCGGCGTGGCCACCGGCACCATTTACCTGTACCTGCGCAACAAGGAGGCGCTGTTTGCCGCGGTAGTCGATGAAATTTACGAAACTGTCATTTCAAAAATTGCCGAAAGGCGCAAAGGGGCCTTTGGCATCAGGGAAAAGCTAAAGGCATCAATGGAAGCGGCCATAGAAGCTTTAGGGAGGCACCGGGAACTGGCAAAGGTGGTCCTGCTGCAGACCGCCGGGTCCAACCCGGCCTTCGGCGAACAACTGGCCGACCTGCTCGGGCGGCTCGCCGAGCTGGTGGAGGAAGACATCCGGGAGGCCATGGAGACAGGCCTGATTCCGCCGCAGGACAGCCGGATTGCGGCGGCCGCTTTTATAGGAACTTTTTACAACGTGGTGCTCTCCTGGCTGCGAAAGGGGTACCCGGCCAGCCTGGAAGAGGCGGCGGGCCCTTTGGTGGAGTACAATCTGAGGGGGTTGGGGTTTCATGCGTAG
- the SplB gene encoding DNA repair photolyase, which translates to MAFKPARVIFEQDALKYPLGEKLYRFFRDKGTDVSFAASHNRVSAIPGRTRSEKYFEAKRTLVVGVRRTTAFETCKPSAHFQLPLATSCPGKCEYCYLLTNLGKKPYVRIYVNIEEILSAARGYIEDRKPQVTVFEGAATSDPVPVEPYTGALARAVEFFGGQEYGRFRFVTKFTEVDTLLDVPHNGHTRFRFSINTPEVIRRFEHATPPLAERLAAAWKVAAAGYPLGFLVAPIILYDGWRDSYRDLFKTAAAGLNGKVYDLTFEFITHRFTKRAKGTILEVFPSTRLDLDEEARAFKFGQFGYGKYVYPKELFSDAKIYFEGLAGEYFPGSKVEYFV; encoded by the coding sequence ATGGCCTTTAAGCCGGCGCGGGTAATATTTGAACAGGACGCGTTAAAATATCCGCTGGGGGAAAAGCTATACAGATTTTTCAGGGATAAAGGCACGGATGTCAGCTTTGCCGCCTCCCACAACAGGGTTAGTGCCATTCCCGGCAGGACCCGTTCTGAAAAGTATTTTGAGGCCAAAAGGACGCTGGTGGTCGGAGTGCGCCGCACCACGGCCTTCGAGACCTGCAAGCCGTCGGCCCACTTTCAGCTGCCCTTGGCCACCTCCTGTCCCGGCAAGTGTGAATACTGCTACCTCCTGACCAACCTGGGCAAAAAGCCGTACGTCCGCATCTACGTCAATATAGAAGAAATTTTAAGCGCTGCCCGCGGCTATATTGAGGACAGAAAGCCACAGGTGACGGTTTTTGAAGGGGCTGCCACCTCCGACCCGGTCCCGGTCGAGCCCTATACCGGGGCTTTGGCAAGGGCTGTCGAGTTTTTCGGCGGCCAGGAGTACGGCCGCTTCCGGTTTGTTACAAAATTTACCGAAGTCGATACGCTGCTGGATGTTCCCCATAACGGGCATACCAGATTCCGGTTCAGCATAAATACGCCGGAAGTGATCAGGAGGTTCGAGCACGCCACCCCGCCGCTGGCGGAAAGGCTGGCAGCCGCCTGGAAAGTGGCGGCCGCCGGTTACCCGCTGGGATTTTTGGTGGCTCCGATCATCCTCTATGACGGATGGAGGGACAGCTACCGGGATTTATTTAAAACCGCCGCGGCCGGGCTGAACGGCAAAGTTTATGACCTCACCTTTGAGTTCATCACCCACCGGTTTACCAAAAGGGCAAAGGGCACCATCCTGGAGGTCTTTCCCAGCACCCGGCTGGACCTTGACGAAGAAGCCAGGGCTTTTAAATTCGGGCAGTTCGGGTACGGCAAATACGTTTACCCGAAGGAGCTGTTTTCCGACGCTAAAATCTATTTTGAGGGTTTGGCGGGGGAATATTTCCCGGGTTCGAAAGTGGAATATTTTGTGTAG
- a CDS encoding hypothetical protein (containing partial XerD (COG4974), site-specific recombinase XerD) — protein sequence MLVDSDGEPVLPVMRFIKFKDNSGAARNSLRAYCQHLKLFFEFLEQEELDYRKINIDEMAAFLRWLQNPYGNLKVIPVTPVTSPRGPATVNTVISTVLNFYDYLMRHEDYSVQLSERLKKTIPGSRRGFKDFLYHINKDKEYPAKILKVKVRRSRPKTIPKEQVGKLIDACSNLRDKFLIQLLWESSMRIGEALALWLEDFEPDGQKIHIRDRGELPNLAEIKTICSPRTVDVSPDLINLFFDYVAEFHTDEVDTNHIFIKLSGKNQYQPMEYQDVASLFRRLKAKTGIDVSPHILRHSSLTELRRAGWKPEHLRKRAGHAHVQTTMQIYLHPSDEDLRKDWEKAEEKMRLKRQQKEGSEH from the coding sequence ATGCTGGTTGATTCGGACGGCGAACCCGTCCTTCCCGTCATGCGGTTCATCAAGTTCAAGGATAACAGCGGAGCCGCACGGAACAGCCTCCGCGCCTACTGCCAGCACCTGAAACTCTTTTTCGAGTTCCTTGAGCAGGAGGAGCTGGATTACCGTAAAATCAACATAGACGAGATGGCTGCCTTTTTGCGCTGGCTTCAGAACCCCTACGGGAACCTGAAAGTAATCCCGGTGACGCCCGTGACGTCCCCCCGCGGACCGGCCACCGTGAACACCGTTATCTCCACGGTCCTCAATTTCTACGACTACCTTATGCGCCACGAGGACTACAGCGTCCAGCTCTCTGAAAGGCTGAAAAAAACCATCCCGGGGAGCAGGAGGGGTTTTAAAGACTTTCTCTACCACATCAACAAGGACAAGGAGTATCCGGCCAAGATTTTGAAGGTTAAGGTCCGCCGTTCCCGGCCCAAGACCATACCCAAAGAGCAGGTGGGCAAGTTAATTGACGCCTGCTCAAATTTAAGGGACAAATTTTTAATCCAGCTTTTGTGGGAAAGCTCCATGCGCATCGGCGAGGCCCTGGCCCTGTGGCTGGAAGACTTTGAGCCCGACGGACAGAAGATCCACATCCGGGACAGGGGCGAACTTCCCAACCTCGCCGAGATCAAAACCATCTGCAGCCCCCGGACGGTGGACGTTTCCCCGGATTTAATCAACCTGTTTTTCGACTATGTGGCTGAATTTCATACGGACGAAGTGGATACGAATCACATTTTTATTAAGCTGTCTGGAAAAAACCAATACCAACCCATGGAGTACCAGGACGTTGCCTCCCTTTTCCGCAGGCTAAAGGCCAAAACGGGAATTGACGTCAGCCCCCACATCCTCCGGCACAGTTCCTTAACCGAACTGCGCCGGGCCGGCTGGAAGCCGGAACACTTACGAAAAAGGGCTGGACATGCCCATGTCCAGACCACCATGCAAATTTACCTGCACCCAAGCGACGAAGACCTGCGCAAGGATTGGGAGAAGGCAGAGGAAAAAATGCGCCTTAAACGGCAGCAAAAGGAGGGCTCTGAACATTGA